The Desulfovibrio aminophilus genome contains the following window.
GGCTCCTGGTCCGGCCGGTCGCGGCTGGCCGGGGAGCCGTGGAGGCGAGGCTGCATGAACGGCGCGAGCGGTTTCGGATGGCGGCAAGGGGACTCCGCGTTTCCCGTGGGCCGGGCCGATGCCGGGAACGGGGTGGCGACGGACGGGTGGCATGAACGCACCGTCCTGGTGGTGGACGACGAGGCCCTCATCTGCGCCCAACTGGGCGAGATACTGGAGGCCGCCGGCTACCGGCTGGCCGGGACGGCGGCCTCCGCCGAGCAGGCCGTGGCCCGGGCCAGGGCGCTGGCCCCGGACCTGGTGCTCATGGACATCGTCATGCCCGGCGAGACCGACGGCCTGGACGCCTGCCGGATCATCCAGGAGGAAATGGGCATCCCGGTGATCCTGGTCACGGCCCACGGCTTCGAGGCCAACCAGGACCGGGTGCGCGGCGTCGCGCCCTACGGCTACGTGCTCAAGCCCTATTCCGACGAACAGATCCTGGCCGCCGTGGAGGTGGCCCTGTCGCGGCGGCGCACCGAATGCGCCTCGTCGCGGGCCCTGGGCCTGCGCGTGCGCGAAACCCACCACCGGGCCAAGAACAGCTTCATGCTGGCCCACAGCCTGCTGCGCCTGCGCCAGGAGGAGGCCGGTTCCGAGGAGGCCCGCCGCAGCCTGGGCGAGGCCGCCGGACAGGTCTACTCCCTGGCCAAGATTCACGAACATCTGCACGGCCTGGGCGAGGACGAGAGCGTGGACTGCCGGAGCTACCTGGAAGGACTGGTCGCGGCCCTGCGCAAGGCCTTCGGCCCGGCCGCCCAGCGGGTCCGCGTGGAGCTGGACGCCGCCGACCTGCGCCTGCCCGCGGCCCAGGCCATCCCCTGCGGCCTGGTGCTCAACGAGTTGCTGACCAACGTCTTCAAGCACGCCTTCCCCGGAGGGGGGGGCGGCACCGTCTGGGTCGGCCTGCGCGCGGGCGGGGAGACCATCCGCCTGGAGGTCCGCGACGACGGCGTGGGCTTCGCGCCCGCCGAGCGGGCGCGGCACGAGGGCCTGGGCATGGAGCTCATTTCGGCCCTGGCCGAGCAGCTGGGCGGCTGGTTCCGCCGCACCGAGTCCGAGGGCGGGGCGGCCTGCCTCCTGGAGTTCCCGCGCCAGCCCTGATCCCGGCCGACGGCCCGAACGCGCTTGCCTGTCGGGGATTCCTCGGGTAAGGGCCCCCCATGAACTCCCGAACCGACGTTCTGGTCCTCTTTTCCGGCGGCCTGGACAGCATCCTGGCCTGCAAGGTGCTCCAGGACCAGGGGCTCCGGGTCCTGGGCCTGCACTTCGTCACGCCCTTCTTCGGCAAGCCGCGCAAGCTCCCCCTCTGGCGGGAGACCTACGGCCTGGAGCTGGAGGCCGTGGACGTCTCCGAGGAGTATGCGCGCATGCTGGCCGCCCCGGCCCACGGCTGGGGCAAGGCCCTGAACCCCTGCGTGGACTGCAAGATCCTCATGCTCTCCAGGGCCCGCGAGATGATGGGCGCGTATGGGGCCAAGGCCCTGGCCAGCGGCGAGGTGGTGGGCCAGCGGCCCATGTCCCAGCGCCGCGACGCCCTGAACATCATCAGCCGCGACGCCGGGGTCCGGGGCGTGCTTGTGCGGCCGCTCAGCGCCCTGCTCGTGGAGCCCACGGCCGTGGAGGAGGCGGGTTTCGTCGACCGCTCCCGGCTCCTGGACATCGGCGGCCGCGGCCGCAAGCGCCAGCTGGCCCTGGCCACGGAATACGGCATCGTGGACATCCCCACCCCGGCCGGGGGCTGCTGCCTCACCGAGCCGGAGGCCGCCGCGCGCATCTGCAAGGCCTACGCCCACCGGGCCGCGCCCTCTCCGGCGGACTGCCGCCTGGCCGGGATCGGCCGCCAGTACTGGGCCGGGGATCTCTGGCTCTCCGTGGGCCGCAACGAGTCCGACAACCGCCGCCTGGAGGCCCTGGCCGAGCCCGGGGACATCCTCTTCAAGACCCGGCACTTCCCCGGCCCCCTGGCCCTGGGCCGGGGCGGCTCGGGCGCCTGGGACCCCGAGGCCGTGCGCGACGCGGCCGCCTTCACGGCCTCCTTCTCGCCCAAGGCCGCGCGCGTGGGCGGGCCGGTGGAGGTGGGCCTGACCCGCGACGGCCGCCTGGCCCAGGTCCTGGTCCAGCCGGAGCGGAACACCCCCCTGGGCTGGGCCGAGCCCACCCCGGACTTCCTGCGCGAGTGGAAGGCCGCCCGCGCGGAGCGCTGACCGCTTTCCCTTGCCTCCCCGGCGGAAAGGTCTTATCCTCCCGTTCAGCTCCATTCCCGATGAACGGGAGAAACACGTCCAAGGAGGATCGTGATGGTTCCGTATTCGACCCAGACCGCCCGCGCCCGGACCGAGGTGCTCAGCGCCTTCATGCGCGGAGTGTACGGCTGGATGAGCGCCGGCCTGTTGGTCACGGCCGTGGTCGCCTGGCTCACCGCCACCAGCCCGGCCCTGTTCGGCCTCGTCTTCAACGTGAATCCGGCCACCGGCGCGGCCGGGCCCAGCATGCTCTTCTGGGTCCTGGTCATCGCCCAGCTCGGCCTCGTCTTCGCCCTTTCCGGCGCCGTGCAGCGCATGTCCGGCGGCATGGCCACCGGCCTGTTCCTGGCCTACAGCGCCCTCACCGGCGTGACGCTCTCGTCCATCTTCCTGGTTTACTCCCTGGGCTCCATCGCCAAGACCTTCCTGGTGGCCTCGGGCATGTTCGGGGCCATGAGCGTCTACGGCCTGGTCACCCGTCGCGACCTCACCAGGATGGGCAGCTTCCTGTTCATGGGCCTCATCGGCATCGTCCTGGCCTCCCTGGTGAACATGTTCTTCCGCAGCCCCGCCGCCGACTTCGTCATCTCGGTGCTGGGCGTGATCATCTTCACCGGGCTCACGGCCTACGACACCCAGCGCCTGAAGGACATGGGCGAGGTGGCGGCCTACGGCGACGCCGCGGCCCTGCGCCGGGGCACCATCCTGGGCGCGCTGACGCTCTACCTGGACTTCATCAACCTCTTCCTCATGCTCCTGCGTTTCATGGGTCAGTCCCGCGAGTAGCAGTTCGGGGGGCCCGGCTCCGCCGGGCCCCTTTCCGAGCCCCATGCAGCGGCTCCTCTCCATACAACACTCCCTGCGCCCGGTGCTGACGCCACTGGGAGCGGTCTACGCCGGGCTCATGGCCCTGCGCCGCCGCTGCTACGAGCGCGGCCTGCTGGCCTCCTGGTCCCCGCCCGCGCCCACGGTGGCCGTGGGCAACATCGGCTGGGGCGGCACGGGCAAGACGCCCCTGGCGGGCTGGCTCCTGTCCTGGGCCGAGGAGCGCGGCCTGTCCGCCGCCCTGCTGACCCGGGGCTATCGCGCCCGGCCCAAGTCCCATCCCTATCATGTCCAGCCCGGGGCCCTGGCCGAGGAGGCCGGGGACGAGCCCTTGCTTCTCGCCCGCCAGCATCCCCGCGCGGCCGTGGTGGTGGATCCGCTGCGCTCCCGGGGCGGCCGCTTCGCCTGCGAACGCTTCAACCCCAGCCTGATCGTCCTGGACGACGGCTTCCAGCACTTGGCCGTGGAGCGGGACATGAACCTCGTGCTCCTGCGGGCCGAGGACCTGGCCGACCAATGGGACCGGGTGCTGCCCGCGGGTTCCTGGCGCGAGGGCCGCTCGGCCCTGTCCCGCGCCGACGCCTTTCTGCTCAAGGTCGGGCCCAAGACCTTCCGGGCCCTGGAACCGCTGCTTCGCGAGCGCCTGGAGCCCCTGGGCAAGCCGGTGTTCAGCTTCTCCCTGACGCCCGTCGGCTTGCGGGCCCTGTCCGGCGGCGCGCAGCCGGAGCCCGTGGAGGGCGGCTACCTTCTCGTCTCGGGCGTGGGCAACCCGGCCCAGGTGGAACGCACGGCCGCCGCGCTTCTGGGGAAGCCTCCGGCGCGGCACCTCGTCTTTCCGGATCACCACCTCTTCACCAAGCGGGACGTGACCCGCATCCAGATGGAGGCCGGGAGCCTGGGCTGTTCACGCGTGATCTGCACGCCCAAGGACGCGGTCAAGCTCGGGCCCATGGCCGACGAGACCTTTTCGTCCCTGGACCTGCGGCTGTCCTTCGGGCCGTCGTTGTTCACCCCGGCCCGTTTCGACGAGTGGTTCGGCCGCCGCTGGGAGACCCTGGAGGTGCGCCGGACGGAACGTCTGGCCCGGGCCGCGCAATCCGCCAAGCCCGGACGGCGTGGAGCCGGAGGAGGGGAGCATGGGGCGTAGACGCGGCAAGAAGGTCGAGAAGGAGCGCAGGTCGAACGTGGAGGCCGGGGAACTGCTGGCGCTGTTCCGCGCGAGCAAGAAGCCCTTGTCCGGCCGTGAGATTTTCAAGGCCCTGGGCGTGGACAAGTCCGGCCGGGGCAGCGTGCGCGACGGGCTGGCGGAGCTCCTGGAGTCCGGGACCATCATCCAGATCCGCAACGCCTTCGGCCTGGCCGAGCGCATGCGCCTGGTCACCGGCCGCATGGAGGTCCACCGGGGCGGCATCGGCTTCGTCCTGCCCGACGATCCTCGGCGCAAGGACGTCTTCGTTCCGGCCCACGACATGGCCGGGGCCTGGCACGGCGACCGGGTGGTGGCGGCCATCGTGCGCGAGCGCAAGGACCGCCGGGCCGAGGGCCGGGTGGTGCGCATCCTGGAGCGCGGCCGCAAGACCCTCACGGCCAAGGTGCTCAAGCGCATGGGCCAGGTCTTCCTCTGCCGCCCCACGGACCCGCGCCTGGACTTCGGGGTCATGGCCGCGCCCAAAAACAAGGGACTCAAGCCCGAGCCGGGCCTGATCGTGACCCTGGAGCCCGGCGAGCAGGTGGAGTTCCGCCTCTGGGAGGGCGAAATCCTGGACGTGCTCGGCCCGGAGCATGACGTGGCGGTCCAGGAGGCTCTGGTCAAGACGAACCACTCCATCCCCACGCGCTTTCCGTCCCCGGCCCTGGACCAGGCCGAGTCCCTGCCCGAGGCCCCCGGCCCCGAGGATTTCCGCGACCGCGAGGACCTGCGCGCGCTGCCCTTCGTGACCATCGACGGGGCCACGGCCCGGGACTTCGACGACGCGGTCTACGTGGAGACGCGCGGCCGGGGCTTCCGGCTCTGGGTGGCCATCGCGGACGTGGCCCACTATGTCCGGCCCGGCACGCCCCTGGACCGCGAGGCCGAGGAGCGCGGCAACTCCTACTATTTCCCCCGCTCGGTGGAGCCCATGTTCCCGGAGCGGCTGTCCAACGGCCTGTGCAGCCTGAACCCGGACACGCCCCGGCTGGCCATGGCCGTGCGCCTGGACTGCTCGGCCAAGGGCGTTCCCGGCGACTTCAGCGTTTTTCCGGCGGTGATCGAGAGCCACGGGCGGCTGACCTACGGTCAGGTGAAGCGGGCCCTGTTGGACAAGGATGAGGAGGAGGGCAAGGGACTGGGGCCCCTGCTGCCCATGCTGGAGCGGGCCGAGCGCCTGGCCCGGCTCATGAACGCCCGCCGGAACGAGCGCGGCAGCCTGGACTTCGACCTGCCCGAGCCGGAAATCCTCTTCAACCTCTCGGGCGAGACCGAGGACATCCGGCCCAAGGTCCGCCACTTCGGCCACCAGATCATCGAGGAATTCATGATCGCGGCCAACGAGGCCGTGGCCACCTTCCTCTCCGAGCGCGAGCTGCCCTGCCTCTATCGCGTGCACCCGGAGCCGGACGCGGACAAGCTCAAGAACCTCCTTCAGCTCCTGGCCCGCACGGACGGCGAGAAGGCGGGCAGGCGCGCCCTGCCCAAGGAGATCACGCCCCGCGACCTTCAGGCCCTTCTGGAGGAGGTGGCGGGCACGGAGCGGGAGTTCCTGGTGAACCGGCTCCTGCTGCGCTCCATGATGCAGGCCCGCTACTCCCCGGTGAACGAGGGCCACTTCGGCCTGGCCTCGGAGTGCTACTGCCACTTCACCTCGCCCATCCGGCGCTACGCCGACCTGGTGGTCCATCGGCTGGTCAAGACCGCCCTGCGCGGCGTGGGCCAGACCCGCGACCCCATCCCGGCGCACAAGGCCCTGGCCGCCCTGGGCACGCACCTGAGCCGCCGGGAGCGCACGGCCATGGAGGCCGAGCGCGAGATCCTCAAGCGCGTCACCGTGCTCTTCCTCAAGGACAAGGTGGGCCGGACCTTCTCCGGGGTCATCTCCTCGCTCATGGACTTCGGCTTCTGGGTCGAGCTGGGCGACGTGCTGGCCGAGGGCATGGTCCGCCTCTCCAGCCTGGACGACGACTACTACACCTACATGTCGGACCGGGAGATGATCGTGGGCGGCCGCACCGGGCGGGTTTTCCGCCTGGGCCAGGCCGTGGAGGTGGTCCTGGAGGACGTGAACCTGGAGCGGCTGGAGGTCAACCTGGTCCTGGCCCGGGGGGCCGGACGCGGGAAGACGCCGCGCCGGGGAGGAAAGTGGACCTCGCGGGCCTGATCGCGGCACACGGCTACTGGGCCCTGGCCCTGGGCACGTTCCTGGAGGGCGAAACCATCCTGGTCCTGGCCGGGGTGGCCGCGCACCGGGGCTACCTGGACCTGGGCACGGTCATCCTGGTGGCCTTCGCGGGCAGCCTCCTGGGCGACCAGTTCTTCTTTCTCATGGCCCGGCGGCACGCGGGCTGGCTCCTGCGGCGGCTGGATGCTTGGCGCTCCAAGGTGGACGCCGTGCATCGCCACCTGGAACGGCGCCAACTCCTCATCATGCTCGGCTTCCGCTTCGTCTACGGCATCCGGGTGGTCACGCCCGTGGTCATCGGTCTGAGCCGCATTCCGGCCTGGCGCTTCGCCGTGTGCAACGCGGCGGGCGCGGCGGTCTGGGCCGCGGCCGTGGGCTGGTGCGGCTATCTGCTGGGCAATGCCGTGAACGTGTTCCTGGAGAACGCCCGCGCGGCCGAACTGGCCGCCTTCGGCTTGGCGGCCGTCCTGGGTCTGGGGCTCTGGCTCCGGCGGCGGCTGCGCCGCCGCTAGCAGGCCTTCTTGGCTAGGTCCAGCGGACCCTGGCGCGCCTCGATGAGCTCATAGGCCCGGTTCGTCAGGGTCGTGATGTCCGGCTTGGAGACCTGGTCGTCCGCGCCCACGGACTCGCCCTTGTGGCGCAGCCGGTCGGTGATGAGCGAGGAGAACAGGATCACCGGCAGATCCTTGAGCACCGGGTCGTCCTTGATGCGCTTGGTCAGGTTGTGGCCGTCCATGATCGGCATCTCGATGTCCGAGACCACGATGTCCACGTAGTCGAAGAGAGGGCGGCCGTCCCGGGCGGCCTGTGATTTGTATTGTTCGAGCACTTCCCAGGCCTCCCGGCCGGTGGTGGTCTGGGCCACCTGGAATCCCGCCTTCTCCAGCATGGAGGCGATCATTCGGCGGATGGAGGCCGAGTCGTCGGCGATGAGGGCCTTGAGGCACTCCTTGGGCGGGTGCTCCTTGCGCACCTCCTCGGGATTCAGACGCATGGCCAGGTTCGGGTT
Protein-coding sequences here:
- a CDS encoding sensor histidine kinase, translating into MNGASGFGWRQGDSAFPVGRADAGNGVATDGWHERTVLVVDDEALICAQLGEILEAAGYRLAGTAASAEQAVARARALAPDLVLMDIVMPGETDGLDACRIIQEEMGIPVILVTAHGFEANQDRVRGVAPYGYVLKPYSDEQILAAVEVALSRRRTECASSRALGLRVRETHHRAKNSFMLAHSLLRLRQEEAGSEEARRSLGEAAGQVYSLAKIHEHLHGLGEDESVDCRSYLEGLVAALRKAFGPAAQRVRVELDAADLRLPAAQAIPCGLVLNELLTNVFKHAFPGGGGGTVWVGLRAGGETIRLEVRDDGVGFAPAERARHEGLGMELISALAEQLGGWFRRTESEGGAACLLEFPRQP
- a CDS encoding tRNA(5-methylaminomethyl-2-thiouridylate) methyltransferase, whose product is MNSRTDVLVLFSGGLDSILACKVLQDQGLRVLGLHFVTPFFGKPRKLPLWRETYGLELEAVDVSEEYARMLAAPAHGWGKALNPCVDCKILMLSRAREMMGAYGAKALASGEVVGQRPMSQRRDALNIISRDAGVRGVLVRPLSALLVEPTAVEEAGFVDRSRLLDIGGRGRKRQLALATEYGIVDIPTPAGGCCLTEPEAAARICKAYAHRAAPSPADCRLAGIGRQYWAGDLWLSVGRNESDNRRLEALAEPGDILFKTRHFPGPLALGRGGSGAWDPEAVRDAAAFTASFSPKAARVGGPVEVGLTRDGRLAQVLVQPERNTPLGWAEPTPDFLREWKAARAER
- a CDS encoding Bax inhibitor-1/YccA family protein translates to MVPYSTQTARARTEVLSAFMRGVYGWMSAGLLVTAVVAWLTATSPALFGLVFNVNPATGAAGPSMLFWVLVIAQLGLVFALSGAVQRMSGGMATGLFLAYSALTGVTLSSIFLVYSLGSIAKTFLVASGMFGAMSVYGLVTRRDLTRMGSFLFMGLIGIVLASLVNMFFRSPAADFVISVLGVIIFTGLTAYDTQRLKDMGEVAAYGDAAALRRGTILGALTLYLDFINLFLMLLRFMGQSRE
- the lpxK gene encoding tetraacyldisaccharide 4'-kinase, whose protein sequence is MQRLLSIQHSLRPVLTPLGAVYAGLMALRRRCYERGLLASWSPPAPTVAVGNIGWGGTGKTPLAGWLLSWAEERGLSAALLTRGYRARPKSHPYHVQPGALAEEAGDEPLLLARQHPRAAVVVDPLRSRGGRFACERFNPSLIVLDDGFQHLAVERDMNLVLLRAEDLADQWDRVLPAGSWREGRSALSRADAFLLKVGPKTFRALEPLLRERLEPLGKPVFSFSLTPVGLRALSGGAQPEPVEGGYLLVSGVGNPAQVERTAAALLGKPPARHLVFPDHHLFTKRDVTRIQMEAGSLGCSRVICTPKDAVKLGPMADETFSSLDLRLSFGPSLFTPARFDEWFGRRWETLEVRRTERLARAAQSAKPGRRGAGGGEHGA
- the rnr gene encoding ribonuclease R — protein: MGRRRGKKVEKERRSNVEAGELLALFRASKKPLSGREIFKALGVDKSGRGSVRDGLAELLESGTIIQIRNAFGLAERMRLVTGRMEVHRGGIGFVLPDDPRRKDVFVPAHDMAGAWHGDRVVAAIVRERKDRRAEGRVVRILERGRKTLTAKVLKRMGQVFLCRPTDPRLDFGVMAAPKNKGLKPEPGLIVTLEPGEQVEFRLWEGEILDVLGPEHDVAVQEALVKTNHSIPTRFPSPALDQAESLPEAPGPEDFRDREDLRALPFVTIDGATARDFDDAVYVETRGRGFRLWVAIADVAHYVRPGTPLDREAEERGNSYYFPRSVEPMFPERLSNGLCSLNPDTPRLAMAVRLDCSAKGVPGDFSVFPAVIESHGRLTYGQVKRALLDKDEEEGKGLGPLLPMLERAERLARLMNARRNERGSLDFDLPEPEILFNLSGETEDIRPKVRHFGHQIIEEFMIAANEAVATFLSERELPCLYRVHPEPDADKLKNLLQLLARTDGEKAGRRALPKEITPRDLQALLEEVAGTEREFLVNRLLLRSMMQARYSPVNEGHFGLASECYCHFTSPIRRYADLVVHRLVKTALRGVGQTRDPIPAHKALAALGTHLSRRERTAMEAEREILKRVTVLFLKDKVGRTFSGVISSLMDFGFWVELGDVLAEGMVRLSSLDDDYYTYMSDREMIVGGRTGRVFRLGQAVEVVLEDVNLERLEVNLVLARGAGRGKTPRRGGKWTSRA
- a CDS encoding DedA family protein, which codes for MDLAGLIAAHGYWALALGTFLEGETILVLAGVAAHRGYLDLGTVILVAFAGSLLGDQFFFLMARRHAGWLLRRLDAWRSKVDAVHRHLERRQLLIMLGFRFVYGIRVVTPVVIGLSRIPAWRFAVCNAAGAAVWAAAVGWCGYLLGNAVNVFLENARAAELAAFGLAAVLGLGLWLRRRLRRR
- a CDS encoding chemotaxis protein codes for the protein MAQTNILLESGTNELELVEFYIDEEGAGGGEPYRGYYGVNVAKVLEIIRMPAVTKMPGRSNPAVLGTFNLRSKVIPLVDLSRWLKKTIKASDDAKVIVSEFNRTISAFMVSGVTRIHRISWQEVEPPDTHITAFSNDSVTGVVRFEDRILLILDMEKVLGDLNPNLAMRLNPEEVRKEHPPKECLKALIADDSASIRRMIASMLEKAGFQVAQTTTGREAWEVLEQYKSQAARDGRPLFDYVDIVVSDIEMPIMDGHNLTKRIKDDPVLKDLPVILFSSLITDRLRHKGESVGADDQVSKPDITTLTNRAYELIEARQGPLDLAKKAC